The DNA sequence ACGCTTTGCATCGGCGTCGGCAGTCCGCTGCGCGAGGGCATTCTGCAACCGTGTGACCTCGGTGGTGAGCCGTTCGCAGTCGGATCGCGCCTGCCCCCTGGCCGTATCGAGGGATTTAACGCGCTCGCGCAGAATTTCAACTTGATGGTGGAGGCGACCAAGGTAATCGGCGACCTCATTGCGATCGAAACCGCGCATCTGCGTTTCGAATTCAGGAATATGCAGCATCGGCGACTGACCCCTTCTCCCGACAAGACCTGGTCGTCTGCCGGGCGCTACCCGGCTTCTGGCCGAACATAATTGCTAATGAAAGCAAGTCGGCTATTGTACGAAAGCCGCCGCGCGAGGAATCGTAGCAGACGTGCGCGGTCGTGTCACCGATGAATCAAATGGCAGCGCGGCGGTTCAGTGTGGGCGATTTTCGCGAAACCAGGTTTCTCTCGCAGACAAAGCAGATTCGCGATCGGCTTGAAGCGAGGAATTCACGTAAGTTTCGGGGTTAGCTTGATTCGGGCGATTAACTTGACCCGTTGAGCGCTCTATCTGGCCGACGATTTTCGCGCGCGCGTCGATCAGTTCGGCCAGGCGCCGTTGAGCGTCGGCGACGTGGCTGGTGATCGCCTGGTTCATCTCCGTCAAGATCGCCGAGGCATGACTCTCGGCTTCCTTCATGATCTCGGCCGCACTCAGCACGGCCTGTCGTCGCAGGTGCGCGGCCTGCGCCCGCAGGTGTTTGTGCTGAGTTTCCAGATCGGCCCGCAGCTCAGCCGCCTCCCGGCGCTGTGCCTCGGCGTCCGCGAGAATCGCCGCGGCTTCGTTCTCGGCAGCAGCGCGCAGTTCGTCCGCGAAGTGCTGCGCCTCCGCGCGGATGCCGTCCGCCTCGGCAACCGCGCCGTTGAGGATTCCGGAAAGCCGATCACTTAGATCGACAATGTCGCCCGGAATCGCGGACGCTAACTCATTGAACTTCGCCGATGCGGACTCCAGGTTCGCCTGCGATTCACTTAGCTGGTTTGTCAGCGCGACTATCCGCGATCCGTCCCGCGGCATGTGCGCCTCTATGTCGCTGACGGTGCCTTGCGCATAGTGCGAGTCGATCTGCAGCGACAGCCGCTCCAACTCTAAACCCCTGGGGCGCTGCTCGTGTTCCAACTGGTACCAGTCATCAGGCTCGTCGGAGTTCACAATCGGCCAGCATACCGTTCCGCCGCTATCGGAGAATCAATCTGCAGGGCCGAGCAAGACGTCCGCGTCGAAACAGCTGTGGTCGCCGGTGTGGCAGGCGCCACCGGTTTGATCGACCGTCAGCAGCACCGTGTCGCCGTCGCAGTCCAGCCGTACCGAATGCACGTACTGGGTGTGCCCGGAAGTCGCGCCCTTGATCCACTGTTCATTGCGGGATCGCGAAAAATACGTCGCTTCCCGGGTTGCCAGGGTGCGGGCCAAGGCGTCGTCGTCCATCCAGGCGACCATCAGCACGTCGCCACTGCTCCGCTCCTGCGCCACCGCCGCGATCAGTCCCTCGGCGTTTCGCTTGAGCCGCGCCGCGATCGCCGGATCCAGCTGGTGAGTCATCGGACCACGATCCCCTCGGCCGCCATCGCGGCTTTGACCTGGCCGATGGTCAGTTCCCGGAAGTGAAACACGCTGGCGGCCAGAACCGCATCGGCACCCGCGGCGACTGCTGGGGCGAAATGCTCTGCCGCACCGGCTCCCCCACTGGCGATCACCGGCACGCTCACCGCTGCCCGAACTGCGCGCAGCATCGACAGATCGAAACCGGCCTTGGTGCCGTCGGCGTCCATCGAATTCAGCAGGATCTCCCCCACGCCGAGCTCCACACCACGGATGGCCCATTCGACCGCGTCGATACCGGTGCCCTGCCGGCCGCCGTGGGTGGTCACCTCCCATCCCGAGGCGGTGGGCGGCGAACCTGCCGGGACGGTACGGGCGTCGACCGACAATACGATGCACTGCGAGCCGAATTGGCGGGACAACTCCGCCAACAGTTCCGGGCGCGCGATCGCGGCGGTGTTCACCGACACCTTGTCCGCGCCGGCCCGCAGCAACACGTCGACGTCGGCGACCGTGCGGACTCCGCCGCCGACGGTGAGCGGGATGAACACCTGATCGGCGGTGCGCGCCACGACCTCCAGCATGGTGGCCCGACCCGACGACGACGCCGTCACGTCGAGGAAGGTCAGCTCGTCGGCGCCCTCGGCGTCGTAGGCTGCGGCCAGCTCGACCGGGTCGCCGGCATCACGCAGGTTCGCGAAGTTGACTCCCTTTACGACGCGGCCGCCGTCGACGTCCAGACACGGAATGACCCGTACCGCCACATCACTGTGCCTATGCATCGGTCCCAGCTTCGCCTCTCCTGCGTCGAGCCTCGCTGAACCGCTGGGCTTATGCATCGGTCCCAGCTTCGCCTCTCCTGCGTCGAGCCTCGCTGAACCGCTGGGCTTATGCATCGGTCCCAGCTTCGCCTCTCCTGCGTCGAGCCTCGCTGAACCGCTGTGTTGTTCCATGTCA is a window from the Mycobacterium sp. SVM_VP21 genome containing:
- a CDS encoding M protein codes for the protein MNSDEPDDWYQLEHEQRPRGLELERLSLQIDSHYAQGTVSDIEAHMPRDGSRIVALTNQLSESQANLESASAKFNELASAIPGDIVDLSDRLSGILNGAVAEADGIRAEAQHFADELRAAAENEAAAILADAEAQRREAAELRADLETQHKHLRAQAAHLRRQAVLSAAEIMKEAESHASAILTEMNQAITSHVADAQRRLAELIDARAKIVGQIERSTGQVNRPNQANPETYVNSSLQADRESALSARETWFRENRPH
- the hisI gene encoding phosphoribosyl-AMP cyclohydrolase; the protein is MTHQLDPAIAARLKRNAEGLIAAVAQERSSGDVLMVAWMDDDALARTLATREATYFSRSRNEQWIKGATSGHTQYVHSVRLDCDGDTVLLTVDQTGGACHTGDHSCFDADVLLGPAD
- the hisF gene encoding imidazole glycerol phosphate synthase subunit HisF, with translation MHRHSDVAVRVIPCLDVDGGRVVKGVNFANLRDAGDPVELAAAYDAEGADELTFLDVTASSSGRATMLEVVARTADQVFIPLTVGGGVRTVADVDVLLRAGADKVSVNTAAIARPELLAELSRQFGSQCIVLSVDARTVPAGSPPTASGWEVTTHGGRQGTGIDAVEWAIRGVELGVGEILLNSMDADGTKAGFDLSMLRAVRAAVSVPVIASGGAGAAEHFAPAVAAGADAVLAASVFHFRELTIGQVKAAMAAEGIVVR